In Mycetocola spongiae, the genomic stretch TCCTGAAGCCCATGCACGAGGTGGGCGCCGATGTGGTGGGCGTGGACTACCGGATTCCGCTGGACGAGGCCTCGCGCCGGCTCGGCGGCACCGTCCCGGTGCAGGGAAATATCGATCCCGCGCTGCTCGCCGCCCCGTGGGAGGTCCTGGAACAGCATGTCCGCGAGATTCACGCGCGCGGCCTCTCGGCCCCGTCCCACGTGATGAACCTCGGCCACGGCGTGCCTCCCGAGACCGATCCCGCCGTGCTCACCCGCATCGTTGAGCTGGTGCATTCCCTGTGATCCGGCAGCGCCATGTGGTGATCATCGGCGGGGGTATCTCCGGGCTGGTGGCCGCGCTGGACTGCGCGCGCGTGGGCATCCGCGTGAGCGTGATCGAGGCGGGCGAAAGCCTCGGCGGCAGCGTCTCGCGCAGCGAGGTGGCCGGCCTCGCCATCGATACCGGTGCCGAAAGCTATGCCACGCGCGGCGGCAGCGTCCGCACGCTCGTGGAGGGCCTGGGCCTGGGGGAGTCCATCGTGACCCCCGAACCCGCGGGCGCCTGGCTGCGCCGCGGCGACGGCCAATCCTTTCCGATGCCCAGCACGGGCATCCTCGGCATCCCCTCCAATCCGCTGGCCGCGGATGTGCGCGCGATCATCGGCTGGAGCGGGGCGATCCGCGCCTATGCCGACCGGATAAAGCCCGTACTCACCGTGGGCCGCGAAAAAAACCTCGGCGCGCTGGTGGAATCCCGCATGGGCGAGCGGGTGCTTAACGAGCTGGTGGCCCCGGTCACCCGCGGCGTGTACTCCTCCGATCCGGAAAACCTCGACGTGGACCTCGCCGCCCCCGGCCTGAACGCCGCGCTGACCACCACGGGCTCCCTGTCCGGCGCCGTGGGCAGCCTGCGCGGATCGGCCAAGCCCGGATCCCGCGTGGAATCGCTGCGCGGCGGCATGTATACCCTGGTGCTCGCGCTTGAGGCGGAGATTCGCCGCCTCGGCGGCAGCATCCTCACCGGCGTGGCCGTGACCGAATTGGTCGCGATCGTGGACGGCGAGGCCGAGCGCGTTAATCCGCTGGATCCCGAGGCCGAGGCCGTGCCCGCGCCCGAGATCCCCGCGGATGAGTTCCCGGCGGATCCCGAGGCCCCCGCACCCCTCTGGCGGGTATTCCTCGCGGCCGATGCCGCGTTGGATGCCGATCATGTGATCATCGCCACCACCGAGCGCACCGCGCTGGGGCTCGCGGGCGCGCATACCGAGCTGGGCGAGGCCCCGGCCGCGGCCGAGCCCGAGGAGCTGGAAATCCTCAGCCTCGTGCTGGATGCCCCGGCCCTGGACGCGCATCCGCGCGGCAGCGGAGTCCTCGTGGCCGATGGCCCGGGCTCGGGCGTGAGTGCAAAGGCCCTCACCCACTCCACCGCCAAATGGGCGTGGCTCTCCGAGGAGTGCACGCGCCTCCACGGCGGACGCCACGTGGTGCGGCTGTCCTATGGCCGCAGCGGGGCGCGCGGCGCGAGCGTGGGCCTGGACGATACCGCCGCACGTAATCTGGCGCTGCGCGATGCGTCCGCGATCCTGGGGGTCGAGCTGGCCCCCAATACGGTGGCCGGGTTTACCCGCGATCGCCACCACAGCACACTTCCGGGCGCTGCGCTCGGCCAGCGCGAGCGATCCTCGCGCCTGCGCCGGGTCATCACCGGTATCCCCGGCCTCGACGTGACGGGTGCCTGGCTTTCGGGCACCGGGCTCGCCTCGGTCGTCCCCGACGCTCTTGCGGCCGCAGGCCGCGTGCGTCACCTGGTTGCACAGTCCTATCTCGCCTCCGGCGAGCTGTCCTAAGGAGCTTATGTTGTCTGCTGCGAATTCACCGGTCAATACCGAGGAGAACCCCTTCGGCTATACCCTGTGGACCGTTTTCCGTCGAAACCCGGAGTTTCAGGGTGAGCTCCCCGATGACCTCGTCACCGAGCTGGACGCCGTGGTGGATCGGGTGAGTGCCGAGGGCGTGACCGTGCGCGGATTCTACGATGTATCCGGGCTTAAGGCCGATTCCGATCTGATGATCTGGATCCACGGCGATACCGCCGAGGGGCTTCAGGCCGCCGCGCGCATGCTGCGCCGCACCGCCCTGCTGCGCCACCTGCTGCCCACCTGGAATGCGATGGGTGTGCACCGCGAGGCCGAGTTTAATAAGCGTCACGTCCCCGGATTCCTGCTTGGCAAGGAGCCCAAGGACTGGCTCACGGTGTATCCGTTTGTGCGCAGCTATGAGTGGTATCTGCTGCCCGATGCCGAGCGCGGCAAGATGCTCGCCGATCACGGCCGCATGGGGGCGGGCTTTAAGGGAGCGATCGCCAATACGGTGTCCTCCTTTGCGCTCGGCGATTATGAGTGGATCCTGCCGATCGAGTCCGATGAGCTCACCGAGCTGGTGGACATGATGCGCGATCTGCGCGCCACGGAGGCCCGCCGCCACGTGCGCGAGGAGGTCCCCTTTTATACCGGCCGCCGCATCGGCACCGCCGAGATCCCCGAGGTGCTGCGATGAGCACCCCCAATACCCTGAGCGACGGAAATGAGGCCCGCGTGAGCGCCCCCGATAACACCAACCTTCTGGAGCAGCCCACGGGTGGCTGCGGCGGAAACTGCGCCTGCGGCACGGCCGATCCGGCCGCCGAGAGCGCCGTGGCCGAGGCCGCGCGCGAGGCCCTGGTGCCCGGCGGCACCGATGCCGTGCAGACCGGCGAACCCTATATCGAGACCGCCGTGGACTATGACGCGATCCTCCTCGCCGGCTTCGGCGGGCCCGAGGGCCAGGACGATGTGATCCCGTTCCTGCGCAATGTCACCCGCGGCCGCGGCATCCCCGAGGAGCGCCTCGAGGAGGTCGCCGTGCACTACCGCCACCACGGCGGGGTGAGCCCGATTAACGATCAGAACCGCGAGCTCAAGGCAGCGCTGGAGGCCGAGCTGGCCGCGCGCGGAATCGATCTGCCCGTGCTGTGGGGAAACCGCAACTGGGACCCCTATATCCGCGATGCCCTCGGCGAGGCCAAGGAGCGCGGATTCACCAAGCTCATTGCGATCGCCACGAGCGCCTATTCCTCGTTCTCCAGCTGCCGCCAGTATCGCGAGGACTTCGCGATCGCACTGGATGAGACCGGCCTCTACGGCGAGATTCAGATCGATAAGGTGCGCCAGTTTTTTGACCACCCGGGTTTTGTGACCCCGTTTATCGAGGGTGTTGGTGATGCCCTGGCCAAGATCGTGGCCGAGGTGCGCGATGTGGACCTCGCCGCGGACGTGGAGATTCTTTTTGCCACCCACTCGATCCCGTCCACGGATGCCGTGCGTTCGGGGCCGGCAGAGCGCGGCTTCGGCGAGGGGGGCGCCTATGCCGCCCAGCACCTCGCGGTGGCCGAGGTGATTATGGAGGCCGTGAAGACCGATCTGGCGTTGGATCGCGAGATCGACTGGCAGCTGGTTTATCAGTCCCGCTCGGGCCCGCCCAGCATGCCGTGGCTGGAACCCGATATTAACGATGTGATTGCCGAGCTGCCCGCCGCCGGGAAGCGCGCCGTGATCATCGTGCCGCTCGGGTTTATGAGCGACCATATGGAGGTGCTCTGGGACCTCGATAACGAGGCCACCGAGTCCGCGCAGGAGGCCGGGCTGTACTCGCTGCGCGTGCCCACCCCGGGAACCCACCACGAGTTTGTGAGCGGGCTGGTGGACCTCGTGCTGGAGCGCCGCAACGGCACCCCGCAGTCCGAGCGTCCCGCGATGACCGACCTGGGCCCCTGGTATGACGTATGCCGCCCCGGCTGCTGCGAAAACGTGCGCGCGGGCTTTAAGCCCACCCTGGCGGGGCTGCGTCCGTGACCCTGCTGATTGGAACGCGGGGGAGCGCGCTTGCGCTCGCCCAGGCCGGCGATATCGCCAACCTGATTACCCGGGTCACCGGCACGGCCACCCGGCTGGTGCCGGTGACCACCCACGGCGATATCAGCCGGGAGTCGCTTGCGAGCCTCGGTGGCACCGGGGTTTTTGCCTCGGCCCTGCGCGAGTTTATGCTGCGCGGCGAGTGTGACCTCGTGGTGCACTCGCTGAAGGACCTGCCCACGGCCGCCTATCCCGGGCTGTCGATCGGGGCGATTCCGGCGCGTGCCGATGCGCGCGATGCGCTGTGTGCGCGCGATGGTCTCACCCTGGACACGCTCCCGGCGGGGGCCCGCGTGGGCACCGGTTCGCCGCGGCGGGCAGCGCAGGTGCGCGAGCGCCGCCCGGATATCGAGGTGCTGGATATCCGCGGCAACGTGGATACCCGCCTCGGCTTTGTCTCCTCCGGCGAGATGGACGCCGTGGTGCTGGCCGCCGCGGGCCTGGGCCGGCTGGGGCGCACAGCCGCGATCACCGAGTATTTTGAGTTGGATGTCTGGCCCGGCGCGCCCGCACAGGGGGCGCTGGGTATCGAGGTGCGCACCGAGAGCCTCGGGGGCGATCCCGCCTCCGCCTCGCTGCGCGCGGCCCTCGCCGCGATCGAGGACACCGGGGCGCATGCCGCCGCGGTGGCCGAGCGCGCGGTCCTGGCCCGCCTGGAGGCGGGCTGCGCCGCGCCGATCGGTGCCCATGCCGAGGTGCGCGAATCCTCCCTGTTCCTGCGTGCCGCCGTCTATGCACCCGATGGCAGCGAGCGGCTGATTCTCGACCGCGAGAGCGCGCTGCCCGTGGCCGATCTGCACGTAGCCGCGTTTGCGCTGGGCCGCGCCCTGGCCGAGGACCTGCTTGCCGCGGGTGCCGACCGGATTGCGCCGCTGAACTAGTGGCTATTACCTCCACGCCCCCGGGCCCGCTGCACGGAAAGAGCATCCTGATTCCGCGCGGCGGGCGCTGGGGTGTGGCCGTTTATGAAACGCTGCGCTCGCGCGGGGCACTCCCGGTGCTTGCCCCGCTGATCGATTTTGCCCCCGCGCGCGATACCGTCGCGCTGGACTATGCGCTGTATCGCCTCGAGGCGGGGGAGTTTGACTGGGTCACCGTGACCAGCGCCACCACCGTGGGGATCCTGCGCGGCCGCGGTGTGCGCATTCCCGCGGGCACGCGCATCGCGGCCGTGGGGGAGCCCACGCGGGATGCGCTTGAGGCCGGCCGGTTCGGCGTGGATCTGCTGCCCGCGAGCGATCACTCCGCGCGCGGCATGGTCGCGGAGTTCCGGGCGCGCGATATCCCCGCGGGTCGGGTGCTCACGCTGTCCTCGGAGATTGCCCGGCCCACGCTGGTGGACGGGCTGCGTGCCGCGGGTCATACCGTGGAGGCGGTCACGAGCTATCGCACGATTCCCGTGAACCTGAGCGCCGAGGTGATCGCGGATCTGGCCGCGGGCCGAATCGACGCGATCCTGCTCACCTCGGGCAGCGTGGCCGCGGGTCTTGCCGCCCAGGCCACGTGCCATCCGGATACGGTGCTGGCCGCGATCGGTGACCGTACCGCGGAGGATGCCCGGGCCCGGGGCCTGAACGTGGCCGTGGAATCGAGCCGACAGAGCGTGGCGGGATTGATTGCCGCGCTGGAAGAGTTTTATGCAGCTCCCGAAGGAGAAAAATCTTGATTACCCCCGATATTCGTCCGCGTCGCCTGCGCCAGTCGCCCGCGATGCGCCGCCTCGTCTCCGAGACCCGCGTGCATCCCGCGCAGCTGGTGCTGCCGCTATTTGTGCGCGAGGATATCGCGGGGGAGGTGCCGATCTCCTCGATGCCCGGGGTATCCCAGCACGACCTGGACTCGCTGCGGCGCACGGCCGTGGCCGCGGCCGAGGCCGGCGTGGGCGGCGTGATGCTCTTTGGTATTCCCGAGGTGCGGGACGCCCACGGTTCGCAGGCGAGTGATCCCGAGGGCATCCTGCAGGTGGCCACCCGGGCGCTGGTTGCCGAGGTGGGCGATGCGCTGGTGGTGCAGACCGATCTATGCCTGGACGAGTTCACCGATCACGGGCACTGCGGTGTGCTCGACGCCAACGGCGCGGTGAATAACGATGCCACGTTGGAGCGCTATGTGGAGATGGCGCTCGCGCAGGCCCGCGCGGGCTCGGCCCTGCTGGGCCTCTCCGGCATGATGGATGGCCAGACCGCGGCGGTGCGCGAGGCCCTGGACGGCGCCGGCTTCACCGATACCGCGCTGCTGGCCTATTCCGCCAAATATGCGTCGGCGTTTTATGGCCCGTTCCGCGAGGCCGTGGACTCGCAGTTGCAGGGGGACCGCCGCACGTATCAGCTGGATCCCGGCAACCGCCGCGAGGGCATGCGCGAGACCCTGATTGATCTCGCCGAGGGTGCCGATATCGTGATGGTGAAGCCCGCGATGAGCTATCTGGATGTGCTCTCCGATGTGGCCGCCGCGAGCGAGGTGCCCGTGTGGGCGTATCAGGTCTCGGGCGAATACGCCATGATTGAGGCGGCGGCCGCCCGGGGCTGGATCGATCGCCGCCGCGCGATCGAGGAATCGGTCACGGGCATCCGCCGCGCGGGTGCCGACGCGGTTCTTACCTATTGGGCCACCGAACTTGCCGGCTGGCTGCGCTAAACCTTTCACCCTTCTGTGAGGCAGATAATGACGATGACACCCCGGAGTAACTCCGAACTTTTTGAGCGCGCCAAGGCCGCGATTCCCGGCGGCGTGAACTCGCCCGTGCGCGCCTTTGGCTCGGTGGGGGGTACCCCGCGTTTCCTCGTTTCCGCGAGTGGCGCGCGCGTGACCGATGCCGATGGCGTGGACTATGTGGACCTGGTGGGCTCCTGGGGGCCCGCGATCCTGGGCCATGCGCAGCCCGATGTGGTGCGTGCCGTGCAGGAGGCCGCCGCGCGCGGGCTCTCCTTCGGGGCGTCCACCCCCGCCGAGACCGAGCTGGCCGAGCTGGTGGAGGCCCGGGTCACGGCGCATGGTATGAGCCCGGTGGAGAAGGTGCGCCTGGTATCCACGGGTACCGAGGCCACGATGACGGCGATCAGGCTCGCGCGCGGTTTCACCGGCCGCGAGCTGCTGGTGAAATTTGCCGGTCACTATCACGGCCACTCCGATGGGCTGCTCGCGCAGGCGGGTTCGGGCCTGGCCACGCTGGCGCTGCCGGGTTCGGCGGGAGTGACCGAGGCCACCGCGGCGCAGACGCTGGTGGTGCCCTATAACGATCCCGAGGCGCTGCGCGCGGTTTTTGCCGAGCACGGCGAGAATATTGCCGCGGTGATCACGGAGGCCGCGGCCGCAAATATGGGTGTGCTGCCGCCCGAGCCCGGGTTTAATG encodes the following:
- a CDS encoding protoporphyrinogen/coproporphyrinogen oxidase is translated as MIRQRHVVIIGGGISGLVAALDCARVGIRVSVIEAGESLGGSVSRSEVAGLAIDTGAESYATRGGSVRTLVEGLGLGESIVTPEPAGAWLRRGDGQSFPMPSTGILGIPSNPLAADVRAIIGWSGAIRAYADRIKPVLTVGREKNLGALVESRMGERVLNELVAPVTRGVYSSDPENLDVDLAAPGLNAALTTTGSLSGAVGSLRGSAKPGSRVESLRGGMYTLVLALEAEIRRLGGSILTGVAVTELVAIVDGEAERVNPLDPEAEAVPAPEIPADEFPADPEAPAPLWRVFLAADAALDADHVIIATTERTALGLAGAHTELGEAPAAAEPEELEILSLVLDAPALDAHPRGSGVLVADGPGSGVSAKALTHSTAKWAWLSEECTRLHGGRHVVRLSYGRSGARGASVGLDDTAARNLALRDASAILGVELAPNTVAGFTRDRHHSTLPGAALGQRERSSRLRRVITGIPGLDVTGAWLSGTGLASVVPDALAAAGRVRHLVAQSYLASGELS
- the hemQ gene encoding hydrogen peroxide-dependent heme synthase, with product MLSAANSPVNTEENPFGYTLWTVFRRNPEFQGELPDDLVTELDAVVDRVSAEGVTVRGFYDVSGLKADSDLMIWIHGDTAEGLQAAARMLRRTALLRHLLPTWNAMGVHREAEFNKRHVPGFLLGKEPKDWLTVYPFVRSYEWYLLPDAERGKMLADHGRMGAGFKGAIANTVSSFALGDYEWILPIESDELTELVDMMRDLRATEARRHVREEVPFYTGRRIGTAEIPEVLR
- a CDS encoding ferrochelatase, whose protein sequence is MPGGTDAVQTGEPYIETAVDYDAILLAGFGGPEGQDDVIPFLRNVTRGRGIPEERLEEVAVHYRHHGGVSPINDQNRELKAALEAELAARGIDLPVLWGNRNWDPYIRDALGEAKERGFTKLIAIATSAYSSFSSCRQYREDFAIALDETGLYGEIQIDKVRQFFDHPGFVTPFIEGVGDALAKIVAEVRDVDLAADVEILFATHSIPSTDAVRSGPAERGFGEGGAYAAQHLAVAEVIMEAVKTDLALDREIDWQLVYQSRSGPPSMPWLEPDINDVIAELPAAGKRAVIIVPLGFMSDHMEVLWDLDNEATESAQEAGLYSLRVPTPGTHHEFVSGLVDLVLERRNGTPQSERPAMTDLGPWYDVCRPGCCENVRAGFKPTLAGLRP
- the hemC gene encoding hydroxymethylbilane synthase, with product MTLLIGTRGSALALAQAGDIANLITRVTGTATRLVPVTTHGDISRESLASLGGTGVFASALREFMLRGECDLVVHSLKDLPTAAYPGLSIGAIPARADARDALCARDGLTLDTLPAGARVGTGSPRRAAQVRERRPDIEVLDIRGNVDTRLGFVSSGEMDAVVLAAAGLGRLGRTAAITEYFELDVWPGAPAQGALGIEVRTESLGGDPASASLRAALAAIEDTGAHAAAVAERAVLARLEAGCAAPIGAHAEVRESSLFLRAAVYAPDGSERLILDRESALPVADLHVAAFALGRALAEDLLAAGADRIAPLN
- a CDS encoding uroporphyrinogen-III synthase, with translation MAITSTPPGPLHGKSILIPRGGRWGVAVYETLRSRGALPVLAPLIDFAPARDTVALDYALYRLEAGEFDWVTVTSATTVGILRGRGVRIPAGTRIAAVGEPTRDALEAGRFGVDLLPASDHSARGMVAEFRARDIPAGRVLTLSSEIARPTLVDGLRAAGHTVEAVTSYRTIPVNLSAEVIADLAAGRIDAILLTSGSVAAGLAAQATCHPDTVLAAIGDRTAEDARARGLNVAVESSRQSVAGLIAALEEFYAAPEGEKS
- the hemB gene encoding porphobilinogen synthase translates to MRRLVSETRVHPAQLVLPLFVREDIAGEVPISSMPGVSQHDLDSLRRTAVAAAEAGVGGVMLFGIPEVRDAHGSQASDPEGILQVATRALVAEVGDALVVQTDLCLDEFTDHGHCGVLDANGAVNNDATLERYVEMALAQARAGSALLGLSGMMDGQTAAVREALDGAGFTDTALLAYSAKYASAFYGPFREAVDSQLQGDRRTYQLDPGNRREGMRETLIDLAEGADIVMVKPAMSYLDVLSDVAAASEVPVWAYQVSGEYAMIEAAAARGWIDRRRAIEESVTGIRRAGADAVLTYWATELAGWLR
- the hemL gene encoding glutamate-1-semialdehyde 2,1-aminomutase produces the protein MTPRSNSELFERAKAAIPGGVNSPVRAFGSVGGTPRFLVSASGARVTDADGVDYVDLVGSWGPAILGHAQPDVVRAVQEAAARGLSFGASTPAETELAELVEARVTAHGMSPVEKVRLVSTGTEATMTAIRLARGFTGRELLVKFAGHYHGHSDGLLAQAGSGLATLALPGSAGVTEATAAQTLVVPYNDPEALRAVFAEHGENIAAVITEAAAANMGVLPPEPGFNAELTRIAHEHGALVILDEVLTGFRVHPAGYWGLSVSEGEMYVPDLFTFGKVIGGGMPLAALGGRADVMDHLAPLGPVYQAGTLSGNPVAVAAGIATLERATGEVYAHLNAVAATLATEVSEALSAAGVTHVVQRAGNLFSFVFAPTAPRTYAEAQAQEVFRYAPFFHAMLNAGVSLPPSVFEAWFVSAAHDEEALAVIRAALPAAARAAAEAVAP